One part of the Hirundo rustica isolate bHirRus1 chromosome 11, bHirRus1.pri.v3, whole genome shotgun sequence genome encodes these proteins:
- the THAP11 gene encoding LOW QUALITY PROTEIN: THAP domain-containing protein 11 (The sequence of the model RefSeq protein was modified relative to this genomic sequence to represent the inferred CDS: deleted 1 base in 1 codon), producing MPGFTCCVPGCYNNSHRDKALHFYTFPKDEELRRLWLKNVSRAGVSGCFSTFQPTTGHRVCSEHFQGGRKSYLVRVPTIFPLRGVNERKAQRARRPRPAAAAAAAPQGPAAAAEAPAGGAAEDVKPIDLTVQVELGAAATIGPSPVRLPVPVPAAAAAGEESPVEGGPPDHSYSLSSGTTSEELLRKLNEQRDIIALLEVKMKEMKGSIRRLRLAEAQLREEIREKDRLLHAASAGTRKRHGL from the exons ATGCCGGGCTTCACCTGCTGCGTACCGGGCTGCTACAACAACTCGCACCGCGACAAGGCGCTGCACTTCTACACCTTCCCCAAGGACGAGGAGCTGCGGCGCCTCTGGCTCAAGAACGTCTCCCGGGCGGGCGTCAGCGGCTGCTTCAGCACCTTCCAGCCCACCACGGGCCACCGCGTCTGCAGCGAGCACTTCCAGGGCGGCCGCAAGTCCTACCTGGTGCGGGTCCCCACCATCTTCCCGCTGCGCGGCGTCAACGAGCGCAAGGCTCAGCGGGCCcggcgcccccgccccgccgccgccgccgccgccgccccgcagggccccgcggccgccgccgagGCCCCTGCAGGGGGCGCGGCCGAGGACGTGAAGCCCATCGACCTGACGGTGCAGGTGGAGCTCGGGGCCGCCGCCACCATCGGGCCCAGCCCCGTGCGGCTGCCGGTGCCGGtaccggcggcggcggcggcgggggaggAGAGCCCGGTGGAGGGCGGC CCCCCCGATCACTCGTACTCGCTGTCGTCGGGCACCACGtcggaggagctgctgaggaagcTGAACGAGCAGCGCGACATCATCGCGCTGCTGGAGGTGAAGATGAAGGAGATGAAGGGCAGCATCCGTCGCCTGCGTCTGGCTGAGGCCCAGCTCCGCGAGGAGATCCGCGAGAAGGACCGGCTGCTCCACGCTGCCAGCGCCGGCACCCGCAAGCGCCACGGTCTCTGA
- the PLLP gene encoding plasmolipin, giving the protein MAGLPGAVRARSASPGSPPALDGSFLLSPLGGLMGVQAVLGLLVWSLIAATTYHLHAAYGWVMFVSLFFWILTLLFLVVYLLQLHQKFYMVPWPLVLMISNAVATVLYITAFVTCAAAVQPTSWRQWDYNRRAAASFFACVTMITYGVSTFFSFRAWKGLGSNAATSQVTDHA; this is encoded by the exons ATGGCGGGGCTGCCCGGCGCCGTGCGCGCCCGGAGCGCCTCCCCGGGCTCCCCCCCGGCCCTGGACGGCTCCTTCTTGCTCTCGCCGCTCGGGGGGCTGATGGGCGTCCAGGCC GTGCTGGGTTTACTGGTGTGGTCTCTCATCGCCGCCACAACGTACCACCTGCACGCGGCCTACGGCTGGGTGATGTTTGTGTCCCTCTTCTTCTGGATACTAACACTCCTTTTCTTAGTGGTTTACCTCCTGCAGCTTCATCAGAAGTTCTACATGGTCCCCTGGCCCCTCGTG ctgatGATCTCCAACGCCGTGGCCACCGTGCTGTACATCACCGCCTTCGTGACGTGCGCGGCCGCCGTGCAGCCCACGTCCTGGCGGCAGTGGGACTACAACCGCAGAGCCGCCGCCTCC TTCTTCGCCTGCGTCACCATGATCACCTACGGCGTGAGCACCTTCTTCAGCTTCCGTGCCTGGAAAGGGCTGGGCAGCAACGCGGCCACCAGCCAAGTGACCGACCACGCGTAA
- the ARL2BP gene encoding ADP-ribosylation factor-like protein 2-binding protein gives MDTSDGESLDVATSTTSDEFDVVVGYLEDIIMDDDFQLIQRNFLEKHYQEFDDSEENKLIYTDIFNEYISLVEKYIEEKLLDRIRGFDMVAFTVSLQQHKDEMPGDIFDLLLTFTDFLAFKEMFLAYRAEKEGRSLDLSSALVVTSLNH, from the exons ATGGACACTTCTGATGGAGAAAGTTTGGATGTAGCCAC ctCCACCACTTCTGATGAGTTTGATGTAGTTGTTGGCTATCTGGAGGATATCATAATGG ATGATGATTTCCAGCTAATACAGAGGAACTTTTTGGAGAAGCACTACCAGGAGTTTGATgactcagaagaaaacaagctcATCTATACggacatttttaatgaatat atctcCTTAGTAGAGAAGTACATTGAAGAGAAGCTGCTTGATCGGATTCGTGGGTTTGATATGGTTGCTTTCACAGTGTCATTGCA ACAACACAAAGATGAAATGCCAGGTGATATATTTGATCTGCTTCTCACATTTACAGACTTTCTGGCTTTCAAAGAAATGTTCTTGGCATACAGAGCT GAAAAAGAAGGTCGAAGTCTGGATTTAAGCAGTGCGTTAGTGGTGACTTCATTAAACCATTAA